The genome window gtatgttttttcttcaaaatatgaaGTATGGAATGTTATACAATGAGAACTTTAGTAGTAATGAGATTGATGgttttaaatttgtattcttgaaaaatgtatttgaaaaatatttaactatatttttattttatttttaaatgtagaaagtaAATATTCATGAGTACTACCTTGGGAATATGTTGGTTAAGAACCTTCTGTCTGAAAAAGGTATGTTTCTATAGTGATTTGATAGTAATACTGGAATTTGATTTAAAGTAAATGTTCAAATTGGaatttaaagatcttattggagactgaattttaaataaacactaaaatttcTGAATAATTCCTTAGAAAGCTTTTTCAAAGagatctttttgttattttctgctttaacaaacatgctttttttctacctattaattttttaaaaatctgataaaatatacatgttaGTGTCATGTTTATATAGTGTTAGTCTTGCTTGGTTTAAGCAAAGTTCTTATATATGGAAATAGACATGTAGATGTATCCCtcaaattgtgaaatattttattaatctattaTTCAAATTGGTCAACTAAATTAAGATTAAACTCTTCACTGTGAttaaaaaacttcaaaataatacTATTGTGGCCGGTTTTTATGTGTCAAATAGAGTATTTGCTAGGTAAAGTTTAAATATGACTGTCCTTTCAAACAAAACTGTTTCAAGGAAACTAGCTAAGAGTAGTAAGATAAAAAGCATATGTATATTTTGGGTCTTATTTAGAAAGAAGTTTAAGATTACAAAGTTGATTGAAAACTtaatcatttgtattttgtatGTCAGTGGTCATTCGTTACACTTACCTTACTCTATATTATTTCACAgaacaagaaacagaagaaaaggaaaaatcaaaagaggcAAGTGACAAATGTTGATTTTCACTCTTAATATCTATTAGTGAGGCATGAATTTATACAACTTAATTGACAGAATATAGCCATATGTTCTTTACCTATCAAATACTGTAAAACATTGGGTCAAAGAAAATTTGCAATATGTTAGGTTTTCCTGAGAAAAGTTACAGTAGGAtacgtttgtttatttttaagatcatataaaaaataaacacatttaccaCAGACATGTCTAGAAAAGTTTCTGTAATAGCATTATATCATCTCTGTTCTTAGCAGTGGTTCCCTCTATTTAACAGTGGAGACAATTACAGTAAGAGCTTTTgcattttttctgttgtttggtCCCTCTCTCTGATGGGTAAAACAGATAAACTATACACGTAAATAACAAGCTGCCAGACTACAAGCATCGTCTTTGCAAGCAGGGACCGTTTTTTATCTCTTTACCCCGCAGTGCAAAGTGCCAGGCATAACACAGGCActtcataaatgtttactgaatgtgAATGCATAATGATGACTGAATAGGattgtttaaaaagaatgattCCATAGGTTGCCTAACCACAATTTTTAAATGCCCCTGTAGTTCATGGAATGCTTTCTGAATCTTAAGAATTTTCACAGTGAAATAACATATTGATAGAGGATATTACTCTAAATGGTTTCATATCAGAATGCTACTTTTATTAGAAGTAAAGTGAAATGGCAAAAGGCCTTAAAATTACTTCAAAGGGATGCCTATAACTTGAAAGGGGGTTTTGGGGAGAATTGATAAGCTAAGCAGAGACACACATAGGGTTgctattttgaaagattttaattttacaggCACCtttgagataaaatatttaatgtggcTCTGGAGGATAGCAAGATGGAATTCAAAGTGTAAAatgacaaagaggaagaaaagagtaaaggaagaaattaacatttactgagccccgATTTGTAAGCCAAGTATTGTGCCAGGCATGTAACAAAAGGTAACACTTAATTTTCCCCACAACCTTAGACTACATATTATTAGTcttttacaaatgacaaaaactGAAATTTGGTCAAAGTTACAAAGCTGGTAAATTCAAAGCttagatttgaacccaggactttTCATTCCAGATAGTAGCATGAATTTCTTATAGCATATAAGAAATCTCAAAATGTTTTTCCCTAGAAACACTTATTtattgcctattttggacatggCACTGACAGGTTACCAAAGTGATACAAGATGAGCTCCCTGCCTCCGAAGAACTTGCTTGAAGATTTTAGTAATGAGATCTTTTTAAACCCCTCATATGAGATTTTGCTTGTGTTTATGTAGCTAAAAGTATGGGAGCTAACTCCTTAATAATCCTCATTTTCTGAGGTGATCTTTATTCCCCCATTCCATTAAAATTTCTCCATTTGTCTTTTGCTGGCTTTGTACAGATTTATATAGGAGTTTATATGCTGAAAAATATGtctgttaatattattaatagGGAAGAAGAGGAGCAGAATGATGAACCTGTACAATATTTAGATCCCTGTTTAGAAGATAGTGTTTTATTATATAGCCCACATTTTGACAAATCAAACTTCAAACCTCTAGAATCTAAACTCTACCACAGCCATTCACTGAGAGTTTAGAAAGCTCTGACCAGCCCACTATAAGTTCCTGTATTTTATCTTAGTCTCTTTTTTtagaactattaaaaataattcatattaattatgatataattatattatatcctttatataaatgcacatttacttaacatctttattttagcactaaataaaaatttcttttttgctATATTAAACTAGCTCTCAAAATACGTATTTGCTCATATAAGAATTtatgaatcaaaagaaaattaaagggagAATCAAAAGAATATTAGAgggagaaaatatagaaatgttaCCTTTGTAAATGTTGgtttataaacaaaatacagttttcttcctttcagaaTAAGAACTTCTTCCATCCTTACTTCTACCCCCATTTCTAATGAAAAGTCTGTCTTATactctttttttaagattcctACTAAAAATATCGAAGGTCAGATGACACCCTACTATCCTGTGGGAATGGGAAATGGTACACCTTGTAGTTTGAAACAGAACCGGCCCAGATCCAGTACTGTGATGTACATATGCCATCCTGAATCTAAGCATGAAATTCTTTCAGTAGCTGAAGTTACAACTTGTGAATATGAAGTTGTCATTTTGACACCACTCTTGTGCAATCATCCTAAATATAGGTAGGATGTggatttaatgttttaaacatgAAGTGCACGTGCCATAAAGTGCTATATGCTTAGCTTTAATGCTTTGTTCTTACTGAACAGATTCAGAGCCTCTCCTGTGAATGACATCTTTTGCCAGTCACTGCCAGGATCACCATTTAAACCCCTCACCCTGAGACAGTTGGAACAGCAGGAAGAAATTCTGAGGGTGCCTTTTAGGAGAAATAAAGAGGTATGAAAATTATCTaacaatattttctcattgttccCTTTTCCAGATTTTAGAGTATATATCAACATTTCAATGATTTCTATAGTATAGTAGTAGTAATTTATTTTCCTGACTCAAACTTTTCAATTCCagttctttttattgattttattattttccttattctagTATGTCTCAGAAACTACTTTAACATTCTCTGATACTtatgattttgtaatattttaaagtttgacaTCCTGTTCATCCTagttaagtttaatttttaactaGTTGACTGGACTTCCCAGCTAAGCAAGCCCGTTGAAAAAATAGACTACAACCCATCTCAGCAATCTTTTGGTTCCAATTTGCTAGACATATGCATTACTACTTCTTAGTACCATAAAACACTGAATATGTGAAGCTTGAACTTTTTCTCCTCCCTTTACTTCAGGTCATTCTCTCTAGTCTTCTCTGGTTCTCTTTTTTCTGCGTACTAGTTTTTCCTCTACTTCCTGTCCCTTAAAATGTTGAAGTTCCCACAGTTCTATCCATACTTGCCTTCTCTTTTATTATACAGTCTCCTTACATAAGCTCACTTATGCCCATTCTTTCAACTTTCACTTATATGCCCATGAGTTCCAAATATACATCTTCAATGCTGACCTTTTTCCTGAACTCAAACCACAGTCACAATAATTAATATGTATTGAGTCTTAACAGCTATTacctaatcctcacaacaacctacAAGATTCACTGTTATTATCCTCTTAACAGTTTAGGGAATTGAGCTTCAAGGGAGGAAAGTAACAAGGGATGGATTACAGATTAGAATCAAAGCAGTCTGTTTCTAGAGCCTGTCCTCTTAACCACTTCTCTATGCTGCTTCTCCTCTTTGATACGCTATCTTCTCTTTCACACTGACCGTTttcttctctattgtttttaaaGCCCTGTACCCCCTACCCAATTGTCAAGTCACAAactaaagtcattttttttaccTATCTCTTAATTCATCTCTAACTTTATTCATTAACTAAGACTTATCACTGTTATCTTCTAAATGCTTTCAAATCTGTCCTGTCATTAATTCAGGACCTCATCATCGCCTAGGAACAGAAACTAGTCTCCTCATGTATTCCCACACAGCTGATGAAATGCTGTTTCTGAAATGAACATCTGAGTATGTATTTAGCCTTTTGGTGGTAAACATGATCTATACCTCAGGATAAAATAGATGATCGTACAATGATTTTATCAAAGGGGGATACAAGCCCTTTTGTGACCTGGCTTCAGCCTCATCTCACATCACCATCCCCTTTATCCCAGCTATTTTCGACAACTTAGAGTTTCCTAAAAGTACCACATTCCTTCCAGCCTCCTTACCTTTGGATATACTGTTTCCCTCTTCTTCTAttgccttctctccttcctcccctgcacCTGATGAacttctgctgcttctgctttAAAACTAAGGGTAAGACACAAAATCTGACAAGTAGCAAAGTACTTAATAAGACTAGTGagacaaaatttatgaaatagaaattatccCTGTATGTTTAGAATGGCCACCATACCCCTGACTGGTAGGTGGAACTAATATTCTTCTAGAGCTTTCTCTATACTATGAAGTGttgcaaaattcattttttaaaaacagattaaaaatgagtggacaacttttattttccaaattttctgcagTTTAAAACTAGTAATTTAAGTCATAACTGAAAAAATTAGTGTGGCAAAGAAACCcttcaacatatatatatttaattttaggaAGATTTGCAATCAACTAAAGAAGAGAGATTTCCAGCAATCCACAAACCCATTGCTGTTGGTTCTCAGCCGGTGCTCACTGTTGGAACAACCCACATATCCAAGTTGACAGATGACCAACTCATAAAAGAGTTCCTCAGTGGTTCTTACTGCTTTCACGGGGTGAGAAGTGAACCTTTGGTTTATCTTACAGCTTTCATAGTGTGTTAGTCAAGAGGCATTAGCCGCACTGCAAAAGGTTTTGATCTATCAAGAAATGGCAGGATTCTGGAAGCCTTCCAATGCACATTTTCTCTCTGCATCTCACTATAATTTAATCTATAGCCATTATGTTCTCTTTACTCACAAGCTAAAACTTAGCGTTTATTTGACAGATGTGATTCTGGTTGATTGCTGGGCTGGGCATCAGTGACTGTGTAGCCTACATTTTGGTTATGTAGCAATCACATTTAAAACTTGAGTTATCAAGGCTGTATAGCAGTTATTCttggtatttgtccttttttattttttatttctcagtaattttaaattttcaaccaTATTATTGCTattacaggtttttaaaattatatgtatttctatGGCTGTCATGTGGCAATATTGAGACAGGCCCCATTCCCCCTTTCTCTGTACGTAACTGGATCCATTTTCTTTCCAATAGGGTGTTGGTTGGTGGAAGTACGAATTCTGCTATGGCAAACACGTACATCAATACCATGAGGTATAGAACAGCATTTATATCATTCTACCACTAGATggactaaagttttaaaaatcttttgtggaaaaaggggggggggggttggtgtTACTTTTAGTtatgaaatgattttaatatgGAAATACTCATTAAACTGTCTAAATTCTGCAAAATGGAAAACTTGGTGCTAAGTCAGTCATCTTAAAATAACATTGTTTATTAACTGCTCAGATTCTTGTATTACTATGAGCCTGGAGGAATAATAAGCTAGTGTGACTAACCTCTTTAGCTTTGACCAAGAAATTAGTCATTGTTGTAattcatctttatctttttttgttccAATCCAGCTTTACCTTTAAGCATCCCTGCCACCTTTCCTCTCCTCACGAGCTGCTGGTTGCTAACATCCAAAATCATACTAATTTATTCTCTGATAAGCTCTGCACTTGGGACCCTAAACTAAGCACCAGATCTGCCTTTCCACATTCAAAAATTCATTAAGCTGATCTGCCAAATTAACAGCTCACTCTTGTGGTCTCCACCTTTAACACCATTGGGAGAACTCCTAAACTGAGTGTTTGTCCTTTAGCTGGGGTTGTTCTAATACTAGTTTCTataaataaagaggaaatcagtgtttgttttgttttgtatttctatcccctcccctcctttggcaaccatcagcttgttctctatatctatgggtgtttctgttttgttttgtttgttcgtttattttatttttttagattccacatgtaagtcagatcatgaggtacttgtctttctctgacttatttcacttagcgtaatatcctttaggtccatccatgttatcacaaatggcaagatttcattctttttttatttctaaaaaattgtattattcaGCTGTAAGTCATCTTTAAAGTAAGAAAGTGAATGGTAATAATACATGATTGCTGGAGTTAGTAAAATAGGGTAAATGCAGCAAGTTTCTCAGCCAAAAGAAAGTACTATATCATCTTaagtttaaaataagttttaagatTGTGTAATCTTAACACATTGAccttttattcttcattttatttataatttcataaatgaGATAGCATATTCTCCCACACTTGAGCCAAGCTGCTTAAATTCTGAAATTCAACCCCCAATAATTTTGTCATAGTTGCACTTTATTTGGTAAGGTAAACTACTAGACAttgaagacaaataataaatgttgacCTGGCTACTTTAaaagattctttttatttctaaagagaaataataactaataattagAAAGTACTGTATTTGTCCTCTTGAGATGTGTTGAGCCAACCTGAAATTCCAAGATCATACCAGGAAAGTTCATCAACTCATCTTCCACATTTAAATCATTCCAAATTTATGAGGCATCTATAAActgggacatttttttcttcacttaaaattGAGTTCAATTTCactattctttccatttatttttgctgctttgtagatgttttatttatttttaataacatctattaatacagaaaaatgataAAGTACAGTATTCTCTAACTACAGCCCAGATAATACCTAGtggctttttttaattaaaggaataTATGCCAGAAATtcagaatgaaagtaaaattcTCCTCCACCATTGTTCCATTTCCCAAAAGTAACTGCTGTTAACTTCTTCTCAGTTAACCctgcacaagaaaaaaaaaagatgcatataTGTAAATGGTGTAACCTTTTTATTTGTGCAGAAGAGACTGGTGCACTGCTCTGCActtgttcttttcatttagtAGCTTAGAGATCTTTCTTGTCAGCAACAGCTGGTCTCATTCTTTTCAGCAGGTAGAGAGGGTTATATCTATACCCACAATGTACTTAGCCAGACCTCCACTGATAGACCTTAAAGTTCTTTCCAGTTTTGCGGTGATGGCATTTTAGTGAGCATTTTAAATAGTTCTGTTAGTGAACTTTGCCAGTATATTCATAGGGCACATTTCTAGCAATGTACTTGCTAGATCAAGGTATATGCCTACTGAACAATTGCCTTCCAAAGGATGagaccagtttacattcccattaacAGTGGCTGTTTTCCCATATACTTGGCCAGCACCAGGTTTTTATCAACCTTATTTTGGCCAGGGTCATATAATCTAGAACTTTTTGAGGGATTCTGCTAGGAGCTTTTGGAGATATAAATATAACAGTTGCTAACAAATATAGTGCTCACTGTataccaagcactgttctaagtatttcacacatattaactcatttaatgctcataaCAGCCCTTAGAGGTGAGTATTGTTATtccaaaatgaggaaaacaaaagcaaagatttaGTAACTTGCCTAAGACCATATAGGAAGTAAATAGTGAAACTAGAATTCAAACTCCGGCAGTCTTGCTCCATATCCAACTTCTTAATCCATGTCTGTCTAGGAATTTACAGACTAGTtgctaaaataatgtttaatggcTCTCTTCCACTAGGCAATAAGCTTCACTAGGGCAGTGGCCATGCCCAGTTCATTAGCCACTGTAAGGGTTTTTAATTCTACTAATCAAATGTGCATtagtgcccagcacagtgcttggcacaaaatatgctgaaggaaaggaagacaggaaggaaggggatgagaggaagggaaaggaaggagagagaatgaagtCTACATATAAGACAGCATATagtcagtgtttaaaaaaaataataaaagcagaatGGGGAAGGGAGTTTCTGAACACTGTTGATGCAGAAATGAGTGTCAAATGAGTAGTGTGAAGAGGAGTATAATTCGAAGGTTTGcatttcaaagagaagaaataggCTCAGTGTGGCTGCAGGGTAAGAGATAGAAGCCAAAGATTTAATTAAGAATCGCAGTAGTATGGGGTGTATCATCTAGGTTGGGGATGAGATGTTGGCAGCGGAAATGTAGAGGAAGAGTCTGAAGCAGAGAACatatccaggaaaaaaaactgacagGACTGACAGATATGTAGGAGAAGAAGAGAATAGAATAGTCAAAAATAACTACATCTGGAGTTAGTCTGACTAGAAAGTTCTTTcgtttttcagagaaacagggaaaaagaAGATAATGAGCTCACATTTCTACTTGTTGAGTTTGTCTAAAATATTACCTGTAAACAGAGATATCCCCTGTGCAGATGAAGATAAGGACTAAAGCTTATAGGCCATCAGCATAAAAGTCGACTTGGCGATGTCAAGTATGCATTATCACaagtatttttctatatattaggaCAAGGATAGTGGGAAAACTTCTGTGGTTGTGGGAACTTGGAACCAAGAAGAGCATATTGAATGGGCCAAGAAGAATACTGCTAGAGCCTATCACCTTCAAGACGATGGTACCCAGACAGTTAGGTAAAGATTAACTTCACTTGCCTTTGGATCTGATTAGTAGAATGTTTAAAACTCAgaatattgaaaaacataaattgtAAACACTTACGTAAAATCCCTGGTCAGTTTTCTTCAGGGATATCCCTTagcttagttttcttttcatggtgaTACAATATAGTGTAATAGTTAAGAGCACAGCCACTGCAGTCCACTGCCCTGGATTCAAATGCTGGCTTTTCACTTACCACCTTGGGCAATTTACATAACCTTCTTAAGCCTGGCTTTTCTTATCTAGCAGTATTTGCCTAGTAGGATTGTGGTGACATTTAAATGAGGTGATTCAAGTAAAGCACACTGCCTTCAGCATGGCAATACAGCATGCAGTCAACTTGGCTGGCTGCCACCTTTAACTGGTGGTGGTAAGTAATGAGAGGTAGTAGGTCTCAGGCTGTTGTAAAGTATTGCTCTCTTTTATGTGTCATCTTCAGCTCTTTAAATTTAGTGCTATTTAAATATACTCTAacattttgctttgttatttaaCCTTTGTGAGGTAATGGTGGAAAATAGTTAacagtggctttttaaaaacctacctCATCTCTTTTGAGTTTTCCGTGTATAGGTATACCTTGTTATAGCTAAAGTAAATCAATCTCTTATTTCCCAAGAATAACTAAACTTTAGCTTTTCTAGTAGTCTGTTGCCCAGTGAATTTTAAATTACTCATTTTTCTACCTTTTTGGGTGCTATTTTTGTCCTTCCTAGTACAGATGTTATTGAGAGACTGTTTTCAGAATGTGCTGATTTCTTGGGCTGACCAAAATCAAAGTCAGCAAAATTAAGAGATAGGCATTTAAGTATTAGAATAATTAGAATACactaaacagaaatatttttcttatgtttgtaTATGTTTCATGTGAAAATAGCTCATGCAACAAATACTGAAGCACAGGAGTGTAAGGCTAGCAGAATTAAAGCATTTGTTTGGACCATGCTCACTTGGAATTTGTAGCTTTGGCTAAGGCTTTACTTTTGTACCCCGGCACTACAGTATTTTAGTGGATGGAATGGGATGGAGGATGGGAAGAAGGGAAGTGTTCCACAAAGCAAACAATATACAGGCCTGGAGAAATGGTTAACTTTATAGAATCTGAAAGACCTTTGTGACATAGccctaaaaatatgtatttttaaagaatattttatagtcAGATTTTTTTAACTAATGTAAAACTGATCCTCTAACCATCTTTTCACCCTACCCATCACAATTAGTCTGAATTAGTGAATTTTGGTTTAATAAAGcttgtgtgtttttctcattCAGGATGGTGTCACATTTTTATGGGAATGGAGATATTTGTGATATAACTGACAAACCAAGACAGGTGACTGTAAAACTAAAGTAAGTTGGACCATCACATCATGCTTTataccttctctttctctttaatctGTTTCCTGTGGGCAaaagtgtttataaatataaaatgtaattgtgAATAATTGTA of Rhinolophus sinicus isolate RSC01 linkage group LG05, ASM3656204v1, whole genome shotgun sequence contains these proteins:
- the ERLEC1 gene encoding endoplasmic reticulum lectin 1 — encoded protein: MEEGGGGARSLVPGGPVLLVLCGLLEASGVGRALPQLSDDIPFRVNWPGTEFSLPTAGVLYKEDNYVIMTTTHKEKYKCILPLVTGGDEEEEKDYKGPNPRELLEPLFKQSSCSYRIESYWTYEVCHGKHIRQYHEEKESGQKVNIHEYYLGNMLVKNLLSEKEQETEEKEKSKEIPTKNIEGQMTPYYPVGMGNGTPCSLKQNRPRSSTVMYICHPESKHEILSVAEVTTCEYEVVILTPLLCNHPKYRFRASPVNDIFCQSLPGSPFKPLTLRQLEQQEEILRVPFRRNKEEDLQSTKEERFPAIHKPIAVGSQPVLTVGTTHISKLTDDQLIKEFLSGSYCFHGGVGWWKYEFCYGKHVHQYHEDKDSGKTSVVVGTWNQEEHIEWAKKNTARAYHLQDDGTQTVRMVSHFYGNGDICDITDKPRQVTVKLKCKESESPHAVTVYMLEPHSCQYILGVESPVICKILDTADENGLLSLPN